In a single window of the Hippocampus zosterae strain Florida chromosome 6, ASM2543408v3, whole genome shotgun sequence genome:
- the LOC127601906 gene encoding beta-crystallin B3-like, with product MSEPQSAPEQLAAGKSQGGAGATYKVVLFEFENFQGSKAEFSAECKDVLEKGLQKVGSVIVESGPWVGYDRHGFTGEQFILEKGQYPRWDTWTNSQNSYSLLSLRPLKVDSADHKLHLFENPGFTGRKMEIIDDDVPSLWGHGFQDRVASVKALNGTWVGYMYPGYRGRQFIFELGDFKHWNDWEAPLPQIQSVRRVRDMQWHKRGCFSARDPAPAPAPAPAPAPAPAPAPATDPDPAPAPPVPSTKGWAS from the exons ATGTCAGAACCGCAGAGTGCCCCAGAGCAGCTGGCTGCAGGGAAGAGCCAGGGTGGAGCTGGAGCCACTTACAAG GTGGTGCTGTTTGAATTTGAGAACTTCCAGGGAAGCAAGGCTGAGTTCTCAGCGGAGTGTAAAGATGTACTAGAGAAGGGCCTCCAGAAGGTTGGCTCGGTGATCGTTGAATCCGGGCC ATGGGTTGGTTATGATCGGCACGGTTTCACGGGGGAACAGTTTATTCTGGAGAAAGGCCAGTACCCTCGCTGGGACACGTGGACCAACAGTCAGAACAGCTACTCCCTCTTGTCTCTAAGGCCACTTAAAGTG GATAGTGCTGACCACAAGCTACACTTGTTTGAGAACCCTGGATTTACCGGCAGAAAGATGGAGATTATTGACGATGACGTCCCCAGTTTGTGGGGCCACGGTTTTCAGGATCGCGTAGCAAGTGTCAAAGCTCTCAACGGAAC ATGGGTCGGCTACATGTACCCAGGCTACAGGGGACGCCAGTTCATCTTTGAACTGGGAGATTTCAAGCACTGGAATGACTGGGAGGCCCCTCTGCCCCAGATCCAGTCTGTCCGACGGGTGCGGGACATGCAGTGGCACAAGAGGGGCTGCTTCTCTGCTCGGGACCCGGCTCCAgctcctgctcctgctcctgcccctgctcctgctcctgctccaGCTCCCGCTACGGACCCAGATCCTGCTCCGGCACCACCTGTCCCTTCTACCAAAGGTTGGGCCAGCTGA